Proteins encoded in a region of the Peromyscus leucopus breed LL Stock chromosome 15, UCI_PerLeu_2.1, whole genome shotgun sequence genome:
- the Mettl11b gene encoding alpha N-terminal protein methyltransferase 1B — translation MAHLGAHFAFRSRWQKTDDELCRHSMSFILHKAIRNDFFQSYLYLLEKIPLVKLYALTSQVIDGEMQFYARAKLFYQEVPATEEGMMGNFIELSNPDIQASREFLRKFVGGPGRAGTDCALDCGSGIGRVSKHVLLPVFSSVELVDMMESFLLEAQSYLQVTEDKVESYHCYSLQEFTPHIGRYDVIWIQWVSGYLTDKDLLAFLSRCRDGLKENGVIILKDNVAREGCTFDLSDSSVTRDMDILRSLIRKSGLVVLGQEKQEGFPEQCVPVWMFALHSGRPS, via the exons ATGGCCCACCTGGGAGCCCATTTTGCCTTTAGATCCCGCTGGCAGAAGACGGATGATGAACTCTGTCGACATAGCATGTCCTTTATCCTTCACAAAGCCATTCGCAATGACTTCTTTCAGAGCTATCTCTACTTGCTGGAAAAAATTCCCCTGG TAAAATTGTATGCTTTAACAAGCCAAGTCATTGATGGTGAGATGCAGTTCTATGCCAGAGCCAAACTTTTCTACCAAGAGGTCCCAGCCACAGAAGAAGGCATGATGGGAAATTTTATTGAACTCTCCAACCCAGATATCCAGGCCTCTCGTGAATTTCTTAGGAAATTTGTTGGG GGGCCAGGGAGAGCAGGAACTGATTGTGCCTTGGACTGCGGCTCTGGAATAGGAAGGGTCAGCAAGCACGTCTTGTTGCCTGTTTTCAGCAGTGTTGAACTGGTGGACATGATGGAATCCTTCCTCCTTGAAGCCCAGAGCTACCTGCAGGTGACCGAGGACAAAGTCGAAAGCTACCACTGCTACAGCCTGCAGGAATTCACGCCTCACATAGGAAGATACGATGTCATCTGGATTCAGTGGGTCTCAG GGTACCTGACTGATAAGGACCTCCTTGCATTTCTTTCCCGGTGCCGAGATGGCCTGAAAGAAAATGGTGTTATCATCCTGAAGGACAATGTAGCACGGGAGGGCTGTACCTTCGACCTGTCTGACAGCAGTGTGACTCGGGACATGGACATCCTTCGAAGCCTGATTAGAAAGagtgggctggtggttctgggccaggagaagcaagagggCTTCCCTGAGCAGTGTGTTCCAGTGTGGATGTTTGCTCTGCATAGTGGTAGACCATCCTGA